The region GGATAATCTATGTCAGCctttgacattttttcctcaatcgGAAAAACATCGTGTTCGCAAGAGCTCCACCGATGCAATAGCGGAGGGGAGTAGAACGgctcttcttcttctggaACACCGACAAAAACACCATCTCCGAGCCGGACATTTCCGTTGTTAGACCGCAAACCCAGGTGTATTCCCATCACAGGACTATCGCCGGTAAACGGTCTCAGCTCAGGGTCCTTGATTTGTCGGTAACTGTAAAAAGAACCACTGTTATAGTTCATCGAATAGTTCGCAGCTAACGAGTTACAAAATAAGGAGACCAAAACTGGAAGTTCCTTTTCACGGTATATTGTCGGCTAAGTAGGTACCCAATGACTCGAATATCTTCATTTCATACAAAGAGTTGCACGTGATTTGCTGTCAAGTCCTAATAACATTGATATATCAATTTCTTTCTATAGAAAACACATTGATTTTTGACCGACGAAACTTCTCCAAAACTGTTATCATATGCTAATGCCCTAAGCTGATTAATATTCTACATCGATACGAACCCTTTAAGAGTCTTCAGTGGTTCTACTTTGGGACTTTTCATTCCTGTTTCCGGGTCGACGGTGGTGAATATGCATCGCGTGCATGGTTTCACGTTTCTAAAGACGACGTTCCCGATTTTCACCCAGTCCCAAGAATCTTCCTCTAAAACTTGTGCCCCTTTCACCACAAAGTTTGGCCTAAAATGCTGCGGTGTCACTGGGTCCTCAAGACGAGTGTTCAGGTCCGCAATCGAGGCCTCGTTCATCAAGGTGTAACTCGTCGCATCTGGATAAGCCCCCTGTAACATAAAAGGTGGGTACTGACCGATGATATAAGCTAACGTAAGTGTTGGcatcaaaaaaaggaaatatagATAGATCtaacaattaattcatttaaCTTTAACGTGCAATCCCTTCGAAATCGCACAAGTGTTAAACAGAATACAAATCACAAATAATTGTATATTCGATGAGATATAAATATCAGGCATTGTATCTTGATGGATAGACATATTTTCGAATAGAGAAATCAAAATGGAAAGATAAAATGATGaacggaagaaagaaaatcaaataGAGAGAAAAGAGGAAATTATATATCTTGGATATATTATATGGATTTCAGAGTAATAATAGACAGAGAAAAGGAATGAGAATTAATTCTAGTTTGCTTTTTTTACTTAATCGGATCTAGCTTGATGCTTTAATCCTTTCAGTCACGCAATTTGGTTAcctgaaaatgcaaaaaaaaagtcagacTATTTTATGGAATATAAGAAAAACGACaaaacgtaagaaaaaaatatgccacTATAATGGCTTTTGTGACTGAAAGAGTTAAATTAAATGCATTAGTTTTATTGGATCATCCCATACTCGAAACTGTCTGTAATCAGTTgcttgaattaaaaatttactgGTTGAATCGAGTCAACGAAACGGTTTGATTGATTCTATTTTCACAATCAATACCTCAATGTATCTAAATGGTCAAaccattgaaaaatttatttaccatatgaaaaaaaacagttcCATCATTTTCCAGGATGCGCGTAATTTGGATAACGTGTAAAAGAAGTGCACAGATTATCGACCGTTTGACGaggaataaatattatcaaacgTGCTGGACATTTAAGTGCGCCGTTATGAATGCCTCTGCAGCATCCCGGATAGAAGCCGATTATCACCGCTTGTGTGTCTGTAATATCAACTTACCGTATCTTCGCTGACGACCAGTGGGAACGGCTTGTTTTTCGTTCGCACATCTCTAGTCGGTCGGTCTAACGGATAATAGACAAGTCTGAGACCGGTATCTTCCTGGAGAAGGAATCTGGACAGCCAGCGAGCCGCTTCCTCGCCACAATCTCGGGCTGGAACTGGCTGGCCCCATACAGCCGCTCGGAATCCTTTACCTCTAAGGCCAGCCAGGTCAACCGAAACCGCCATCATCCCAGGCGCCCTGAGAGTCAGCGTGGATCCTGAAATGCTCGGCGAAACCTGCGCGAGggtttcaataattattactcTGACCGCTATCGTTGCTAAAAATATAATGTTAGATAGTGTTCTGTGTAATTAATGAAAGATCCAAGCCCAGTCTGGCAGAACAAGCATGGGAGCATGAACGTCGCTTTCATTGGAACAACAGGAGTGTTCTGTTCAAAGAACCAAACGCAGGCCtggctaattgtaagattaAGGTAAGAGCCTGTATTGCCTAAACAAACACCGCAGAGAGGCAGTCGCATGTAGAACTCGTGTAACTATGGCTTTTCTTAATTGTAGAAGAGGTGACGAATCTGGTGAACACGGTTAATAACAAAACTAACCACCAGATGGCGCCTCGTACGGATATCAATACAAGTCAACTTGCCGGAACATCTCATTCGGTACGTGGCGGTCGCCCAATCGCCATCTCCTGAAAATCGGAGTGCCCGAAAAGTTGCGATGAAGACTAGAAGAAGCAATGGACCTAGTCCGGCTAATATCAAGACCCAACTCGCAAACATCACTGAGCAATAGTAGGTACATACAAACTCGGTCTTTTTCACGAAACATGAAATCGAGGCTAGTatcgcgtaatgtcagatttttttgcGATTGCGCATGAGCAGAGTGCAGAAAACACCACTTTTCACTCCTAGGATTCAAACTTGATTTTTATTGTACGCCGCGCCTGCCCAGTCGTCACTTAATCTCATCATCGCTGAAACATTTACTTTACGTGCCGAgcacaagaaagaaaaaacgcgtaaaacacGCTTGCGTTATTACTGCGCGCTATTGcgaaaaactgatttttccgAATCGATCATTTTCCCTGTCATAGATTAGTTTTTCGTGGGAgagtatttttaaataatgtgataatttgtttgtttcttaAACACGTTGTGCAATGCATGCgtagatatttttacaatgtCAACGGATCATAAAgattttcacaaattataATCATTGAGCAACAGGATTCCAACTACCGTAGGATTAGATAATTATGCACAGTATAGCATAAAAGACGTTGGTAATTAAGTTGCGCATCGGTCAATCTTATCTCGGCCGGTATAGAACAATAGAAACAAAAGTGGGCTTGTACGTGTACTTTCTAAGTGACGACAGAGAAGCGTTTAATGTAGCTAGGTACTGATAAGAAGCAGCGGAACAGTCGAGTTTCTATCGTTGATGGAATAGCTGTTTCCGCCACGATGAAATCTGCTCATGTCAAGAGAAATATCccgtgtttttcaaaacttttcaatctGGGGCACCTTGTGTTCGGCTTTTTGATTATGCTCAACGAAAGTTCGTTGAAGGTGTGTGAGTAATTACTTTTCGCATTGTTGCATACATAATTCATATGTATAATTCCACAAACTTTCACTTAGAATCAAACCTAGAATGATATACTTCCGTGTTCCACCATAAACGATTGTatgattaatcgatcaatcagGAATTCTGTAATCGTTTTCCCGATAAATCAACTAGTCCTTATTCTCAGATAATCGTTTTTCCGATTAATTGATCAATCGATCAATCGCCTTTTCtaattaatcgttttttctatTAGGTGATTAATCGGACCTCTCAATTAACACTTTTTCCACCTACTTTTCTTCAACCGTACCATGAATCGGCAAATTGATGATAGAATACAAAAAGTATGTAATACAAGTACAGTAGCGTACCATGACAAATACTTTAGTGTTTCCGgcaattttccaaattctttTTAGTCAACCCACAAGCATAGTAATAATCCGTGTCATTTCCCAAAGTTTAAAGAGATTTCATTACTCGTCAAAAGaaagaattggaaaatacgTTTGCTGTATTTGACGAAAGTCCGACATCCCCTCAAGTGACATGGCGTGTGATCCCTTTTACACTTAAGCTAAAAGTCCTGTCCCTCAGGAAGATATTGAATTCGATAAAAACTAACGTGTTGACCTTTCTCTAGCAAAGAAAAAATGCTAGCCTAATCTGAAACTACCTACTATTTagaaacatttttgaaaaaccttGTTGATAAGATTGTGTTTAATATCCCAGGGACATTTTTCCATTATTGTGATGTACCTGGACCATTCGCGGCAGTTGTCTTCCCGTGACAAAATGACCGTCCATGTCGATGACCATGAGAGTCCGATCCCTGAGCCAGCCGTCTCTGAGACCCAGAGGCGTACATTCCATGGTATTCAAGCGTACGGCACCTAAAGACTTTACAGGGAAGACCATGAGGTCGCTCAGTTCGCCGACCTTCCGCCACTTCTTCGGAGGCTGTTCCTTTTGGCGACGAGTCCAAAACCACCATGCCAAAGCGACGGCTGTCCCAGCGCCGACTATGACCGCCGTTGCGTAGGCCAACCTCGATCTCTCtttaatgagaaaataattaacgCTAAAGTATTAAATGAGATGCTGTTTAACGCTCTTGCAAATCTGAGATATGCCCCATTTATCCATTTCAAGAGCTCGTCGTTTCGCTTGTACACTGACaattaaaaaagattattataCGGGCCTTATTTGATCGAGAAAAAGATGCATAtttagaaattgaaattaaaagaaaacattttggAGCATCATACTATTGCGttaaaaatgcattttttaGTTTCCGAAAATGGATACCTGTTTCTGAATTTCTATTTTACCAATGATGGGTACAAATGgttcaattttgaaagatctgatcaacaacaacaatctgaaacttttccttttttgaTAGCATCAATTCATGTTTCCCCGGTTTATTTATTGCATACGTTACGCTGGACGAGTTTATTCgattaacaattaatttaaacCACGGTTCTTGATCGGCGACTTTGAATAACAGTACGTATAACTTCACGCTtagatgttgaaaaaaatgtttctcagGTGTATGTGAAGCGGGTCTGGGATAGCATTAGAAATGAATAACTCTTGCCAGGAATGTGATGAGAAATGAGATGTATGTCATTCTCATTATCGGACGTCCTACTGCAACGTTATCCATGTTCCCGTATTATTTGTACCCTAAATTCTCAACAAGTAGAGCGTACGTCTACACTTTCATCTTCCACGCACGGTTAAACGGGATAACTGTATAATATCATTCTGCAACTACTTATTAAgtgaaatattcattactcGTGAACTATCAGCAAACGTTAATTATTTCGGTTAAGAGAAAAGGACGGTAAATTGTAGACATTCTTTTGCTGGTGAAAATATGCATACGAGCAATTCTCACTCAAGTCGAAAGGGTTCGGTATGTTTAACCTTAAATCCGACTCGAGAGTTTTTTTTGATTTACGTTTCTCCTGAAACTATATCCGAAAGagttttgcttttttatacttttagTTTTGACTAATCAATTATCAAATCTTTCGAAGAATtacaaattgaataattttttctcaaacatgaCTCGTTCTAATAAAAAACTCTCCGAagatttttagtttttacctTGGTCTAAAGATAaacgaaactgaaaaaaaaattggcattaATTTAATATGGagtgattttttattgatttgtcGTAGGTTTCTTAATTACAACTTCCTGAAATGAAACTGGCTATTGCATATTGAAATCCTAAATATACCAGACAATTTCATTTTCGACGGCTATAATTGTATTTACTTGGACtaaattcgaatgaaattcacgcaaaattaaaacatggcattataatttttcgacaatATTGTAACACTGTACCAGTAACGTTAGTAGTATAATATGCCAGTTGCAGTAGTGGTGCGAGAAATAATGATGTGTAGGTTATCGTAACACGTGGTATAAATATCATTTAAACGCTgaaaagaaagtttttttttcaagtttctttttaatacGAACAATGATCAGATAGCACCCGTTTTAACTGAATTACTTGATCTGCATAACTCTTCTGCAGTGGAAATAGCAGTACGTTGAATAATAGTTTTTACAGTACATGAACTATATACATAGGAAATTACCCTCTTAATTTAAAACCGTCTGGGTATGATAACTTCGTTTACTCAGAGGAAACAAATAACCAATCTTAACTGTTTATTCGCATGCGGTTCGATTTAAAATAGTGCGAGTGTTCAACTGTACGTAGAATTCAATATTATGTTCAAGAACCACGATATGCTTCAGTAATCTTCTATCCGTGATCATAAAGTTCTTGGCATTCTTTagttcgttttctttttctcttgatTTTATCGACGCTTCGCTGGTTCTTCCGGGTTTCGAACATCTGTTGTACTTTGCATAGAATGAACGTCATGATAACCGATGAACACGTGAAGAAAGGATGGAACGCTACGTTGCATGATTCGAGTAAATATGTACGATGTTACACTCGGCTGCATTTCCATTTCCGTCGCCATGGGCAAGGATACCTAGGACCTGAGCAGAATCAATACTTCGCGAATCGAGCAGTTCGTGAGCCTACTTGCTGGGAAAAAATCGTATGCAGcctaataaaataataacgagaCAGCATACACATCACAATCACAATTTCTGTACTTTTCAAGTACGTGATTTAATTGTTGCAGGTATGATGATGAGTCCAAGAGACGATCGTGAACACGTGTATTACGAAACACGTGTCTTAAAATTCTACAAATTTCCGACTCAACGAGCGTTTGTGTCTTTTGACTTGAATTATTGGAGCTTGATAATAATTCAAGTTAGCAGACATAATAAATGTTAAGTGTCGAGGCTATAATTTTATCTTATTAAAGATGTAGAAACACCGTGCATAATATAATTCACGAATGATACTTCATTATCTGTGCAGGAGTCACTCGTGTTTATTTTACTGAAGATAAGGTCGGgtattttcttcaaacaatCATCCATAATACGATCACAAACTATCGTATTGATAACGTCAATGTgtttcatgtaaaaaatgatgtaAACCATTTTTATCTGCAGTTTGCAGCGTAGAAATAAAACCTCTCGACGACATGTGAGCCTGGTACAAGTGTTGTGATTTGGgattcgacttttttttcattgatctGTCACGTCTGCAAGgaacgaaaattcaaatggaCGTATTCTGACTTACCCATTCAAGCGAGGATGTCAGTCTTCACCGGAGACGTCAAAATCCAAACATCCACACCCCGAGGTGTGAAGCCGGGTTAAGGAGGAGCACGGCACTGCACTATCGGCGGTGGACGATACAACGGGCTTGCATGAATGTGACTAACGAGTTACAAGCGGCGCATGTGACTTTGCGAACTGGCTAGCGTAATTTCACGCGGCGCCGAGGGACTCCTCAAGTTTCGGTCGGCTTAATAGCACGCGCCTACAGTTACTGGCGGTGGGAAAAATGTAGATCTACACGAGTTTACGCCGCGGGCCGG is a window of Neodiprion pinetum isolate iyNeoPine1 chromosome 4, iyNeoPine1.2, whole genome shotgun sequence DNA encoding:
- the LOC124216137 gene encoding mitochondrial amidoxime reducing component 2 isoform X1; this encodes MERSRLAYATAVIVGAGTAVALAWWFWTRRQKEQPPKKWRKVGELSDLMVFPVKSLGAVRLNTMECTPLGLRDGWLRDRTLMVIDMDGHFVTGRQLPRMVQVSPSISGSTLTLRAPGMMAVSVDLAGLRGKGFRAAVWGQPVPARDCGEEAARWLSRFLLQEDTGLRLVYYPLDRPTRDVRTKNKPFPLVVSEDTGAYPDATSYTLMNEASIADLNTRLEDPVTPQHFRPNFVVKGAQVLEEDSWDWVKIGNVVFRNVKPCTRCIFTTVDPETGMKSPKVEPLKTLKGYRQIKDPELRPFTGDSPVMGIHLGLRSNNGNVRLGDGVFVGVPEEEEPFYSPPLLHRWSSCEHDVFPIEEKMSKADIDYPDSSSSFFGSAANIIASLSNLE
- the LOC124216137 gene encoding mitochondrial amidoxime reducing component 2 isoform X2: MERSRLAYATAVIVGAGTAVALAWWFWTRRQKEQPPKKWRKVGELSDLMVFPVKSLGAVRLNTMECTPLGLRDGWLRDRTLMVIDMDGHFVTGRQLPRMVQVSPSISGSTLTLRAPGMMAVSVDLAGLRGKGFRAAVWGQPVPARDCGEEAARWLSRFLLQEDTGLRLVYYPLDRPTRDVRTKNKPFPLVVSEDTGAYPDATSYTLMNEASIADLNTRLEDPVTPQHFRPNFVVKGAQVLEEDSWDWVKIGNVVFRNVKPCTRCIFTTVDPETGMKSPKVEPLKTLKGYRQIKDPELRPFTGDSPVMGIHLGLRSNNGNVRLGDGVFVGVPEEEEPFYSPPLLHRWSSCEHDVFPIEEKMSKADIDYPDSSSSFFGSAANIIASLSNLE